A window of Desulfotignum phosphitoxidans DSM 13687 genomic DNA:
AAGTAAAATTTGACAGCAGTGGCGATTGGATTCTTCAAAATTCCTGGAAGCCAGCAGACAAAAAGGATACCATGATCCTGGAACAGCTCATTGAAACTGTGGGGGATAAAGTAATCCGGAAAGAAAAATAATAATCCCCTTCAGTTAGCCATTGCATCAGGGATTAAGCGATGAAAAGGCTTGTCTGAATTTCAATTTACCATAAGGCAAAGGGGTAATATATGAAAATATGGGTGGATGCAGATGCTTGCCCGGGGGTGGTCAAAAATATTTTGTTCAAGGCAGCCGATCGGACCCATGTAGAGGTAACCCTGGTTGCCAATCATCCCATGAAAATACCCCAGCGGAACTATATCACATTTCTCCAGGTCTCCTCCGGGTTTGACGAGGGGG
This region includes:
- a CDS encoding DUF188 domain-containing protein: MKIWVDADACPGVVKNILFKAADRTHVEVTLVANHPMKIPQRNYITFLQVSSGFDEG